The genomic segment AGATGTGCAATAAACATCAAGATTAACTTGCGGCGCGCAAGATATAGGAGGTGCGAGGGCTTACAGTGGACGGTTACATCTGGGCTATCATAATAGGCGTTGTTGCTCTGCTGGCCGGCTTGGCGGCAGGGTATGTGTATCGCAAAAACATCGCTGAGAAGAAGATAGGTCGTGCCGAAGAAACTGTCGTCAAGCTGATTGAAGATGCGCAGAAAAAAGCAGAGGCAATCCGCAAAGAGACGGTTTTGGAAGCGAAAGAAGAGGTCCATAAACTAAGAAACGAATTTGACAAAGAAACCAAAGAACGGCGAAACGAACAAGCGAAACTCGAACGCAGGCTTCTCCAAAGAGAAGAGAGCCTGGACAAAAAGAACGATGCTGTGGAGCAAAAAGAGCAGCAGCTGGATCGCAAGCTAAAGGATGTATCCAAAACAAAAGAGGATATTTCAAAGCTGCGCGATCAGCAAATTGAGCAGCTGGAGCGCATCGCGGATCTCACTTCCGACCAGGCCAAAGGCCTGCTGCTGGAGAAAGTGGAGAGCGAAGCGCGCCATGATATGGCTGTGATGTTGCGGGATATTGAAATGAAAGCAAAGGATGAGGCCGAGAAAAAGGCGAGAAATATCCTTTCGCTGGCAATTCAAAGATGCGCAGCAGATCATGTTGCAGAAACGACGATTTCCGTTGTCGCGCTGCCAAATGATGAGATGAAAGGGCGCATTATCGGCAGAGAAGGCAGAAACATCCGGGCGCTGGAAACGGCGACTGGGATTGACCTGATCATCGACGATACGCCGGAGGCCGTCATTCTCTCGGGGTTTGATCCCGTCAGAAGAGAGGTCGCCAGAGTAGCGCTGGAAAAACTCATTATCGATGGCAGAATCCATCCTGCGCGCATCGAGGAGATGGTCAACAAGGCCAAAAAGGAAGTGGATAACCAGATCCGCGAGGCCGGCGATGCGGCAGTGTTCGATGTTGGGATCCATTCCCTGCATCCGGAGCTGGTGAAACTGCTCGGGCGTCTGCGTTACCGCACGAGCTATGGCCAGAATGTGCTCAAGCACTCCCTGGAAGTCGCTCATCTGGCGGCCATCATGGCAGAGGAGATTGGCGCGAACGCCAAACTTGCAAAGCGCGCTGGCCTGCTGCATGATATCGGCAAAGCGGTGGACCACGAAATGGAAGGTTCCCACGCGCAGCTGGGCGCAGATTTGGCGGCAAAGTACAAGGAAAACGCAGATGTTGTAAACGCCATTGCGGCGCATCATCAGGATGTGGAAGCGAAAACGGTGGAAGCTGTGCTGGTGCAGGCGGCAGACGCTGTCTCGGCGGCGCGTCCTGGTGCAAGAAGAGAATCGCTTGATAATTATGTAAAACGCTTGGAAGCTTTGGAAGAAATTGCAAATTCCTTCAACGGTGTAGAAAAGTCTTATGCAGTGCAGGCTGGCAGAGAAGTGCGCATCATCGTCAGACCCGAAGATGTGGACGAAGTCGGCACGACGCTGATGGCGAGAGACATCGTGAAGAAAATCGAAAAGGATCTCGATTACCCGGGGCAGATCAAAGTCAATGTCATCCGGGAGACACGAGCTGTCGATTACGCAAAATAGCAAACTAGGGCAACTAGCCGGTGCAGAAATGCGCCGGCTTTTTATTTTTGCTATGTGCATAAACCAAAGCACGCAAGACAGCGGGAAAGGACGGCCATTCTGCGGAAAATGCGCCCCCAGGCAGGCTTGCTATATGCAGGAAAATGTAATATAATAAATAAATCTCAAGATTTTATACAGGATAGTAGGAGAAAGCGGCAAATCATTCATGGAAAAAGAGCGCCTGGATATATTGATAGTAAAAAAAGGGCTGGCTCCCAGCAGGGAGAAGGCGAAAGCGCTGGTTCTATCGGGGCAGGTTCTGGCAGGAGGCCGCGTCGCAAGCAAAGTCGGCGAAACCTTTCCGTGCGATACGGAAATTTCCATTAAGGGCAATACCTGCCCATATGTGAGCCGCGGAGGGCTCAAGCTGGAAAAGGCCATGGCCGAGTTTGGCATCTCTCTGAAAGAGAAAACCTGCATGGATATTGGCGCATCCACAGGCGGCTTTACGGACTGTATGCTGCAAAACGGAGCGGCGCGGGTCTATGCCGTAGACGTTGGATACGGGCAGCTGGATTGGGCGCTGCGCAATAATGAAAAAGTCGTGGTGATGGAGCGGACGAATGCGCGCTATCTCGCCCAGGAGGATGTGCCGGAGCAGCCGGATTTTGCCTCTGTCGATGTTTCGTTTATCTCGCTTCGGCTGATATTGCCGGCCTTGGAGCGCCTGAAAGTGCGGGAAGTGGTAACGCTGATCAAGCCGCAGTTTGAGGCAGGAAGAGAGAATGTCGGCAAAAAAGGCGTGGTGCGCGATCCGGCGGTGCATTTGGAAGTGATTGCCGGCGTGCTGGATTTTGCGAATGAAATTGGATACGCCGTTCAGCATCTCTCTTATTCGCCTATCAAGGGTCCGAATGGCAATATCGAGTATTTGGCGCATTACCTGCTGGGGGCGGAGGCGGCCTTGGTAGAGCCAAATGCAGTTGTACAGCAGGCGCATGCCGCGCTGTAATGTTTCGCGATGAGGAAGGATGGCCTTACAATGCCGCACTTTGGGATTTACACCAATCTTCAAAAAGACCCGGAGCTTATTACCACAAAAGCTGTCATAGAGCAGCTGGAAAAGCGGGGATGCAGCTATTCTTTGGATGGCGAGGTTGCTGCCGCTTTGGGCAAAGAAGAAGCGGCGGAGAAAAAAATAGATATTTTATTTGTCCTTGGCGGCGATGGGACGATTCTGGCAGCGGCCCGCAAATATGCAAAAAAAGGCGCGCTGCTCTTTGGCATCAACTTGGGCCGCCTGGGGTTTTTGCTGGATACGCAGCTTGCGGATCTGGAAGGCGCTTTGGATCAAATCCTGTCAGGGGATTATAAAGTGCAGGAGCGCATCATGCTGGAGGCATCTGTGCTTAGCCAGGATGGGCGGGAAAAAAGATTTTTGGGATATGCCCTCAATGAAGCCGTCATTTCCAAGCGGGATATTCTGCGCATCATCGATGCGCGGGTGTTGGTGAACGAAAAGAAAGTTGGAGATTTCCGCTGCGATGGCGTAATTGTCTCGACGCCGACAGGCTCCACAGGCTATTCGCTCTCTGCGGGCGGGCCGGTTGTGGAGCCGACAGCGGATATGCTGCTCATCACGCCCATTTGCCCGCATTCCCTGCAAAGCAACAGCTATGTGGTCAGCGCAGAAGAGCGGGTATCCGTTTTGATTCGCCGCGGAGGAGAGCGGGGCGCGGTAACGCTGGATGGGCAGGAGCATTTTGAATTTTCACCCGATGAGTATATCTGCTTGACGCGCTCAGAAATCAAAGCGAAATTTCTCAAAACGGCAGATCAGAACTTTTTTGCTCTACTGGAAGAAAAATTTGCGGAGTGGAGCGCAAAATAAAAGCAAGGCAAGGGAAGGTAATGAAAGAAAAACGGCATCGGGCAATCCTGAAAATTATTGCGGAGCATAACGTAGATACCCAGGAGGAGCTCTCTGCGAGGCTGAAGGAAGTCGGCTTTCACGTTACGCAGGCGACGGTCTCACGGGATATTAAGGAACTGCATTTGATCAAGGTGCAGGCGGAAAAGGGCGTTTATAAATATGCGGTCAATGAATTTTCGACGGTAGTTAATACCGAAAGGCTGCTGCGCATCTTTAAGGAGACGGTTACTTCCATCAAAAGCGCCGGCAATATCGTCGTCGTAACGACGCTTTCCGGGGGCGGATCCAGCGCGGGTGAGGCGATCGATATCCTCAATTTGCCCGGGGTCGTGGGCAGTATCGCAGGAGATAATACAATTTTCCTGGCCGTTGAAGATGGAAAGACGGGCAGTGTCGTGCAGACGCTGATGGGGATGACAAGATAATTTGCCTTGGGGGCAACTTATGATTTTAGAGCTGTATATCAAAAATATTGCAATTATCGGAGAACTGCGCGTGCGCTTTGGCGATGGCTTTAACGTGCTTTCCGGGGAAACTGGGGCCGGAAAATCCATCATCGTCGATTCCATGAACCTGATTTTGGGGAGCAGAGGAGATCGCGAGCTCATCAAATTTGGGGAACAAAGCGCCTATGTTGAGGCGCAGTTTTCCTGCGAGCCCGATCAGAAGGAGCTGCTGGAAGCGATGCAGGAATACGGCATCGAGCCGGAAGAGGAGCTGATCATCTCCAGAGAGCTGAGCGCTTCCGGAAAAAATATCTGCCGAATTGGCGGCAGGCTGGTCAGCCTTTCGGTTTTGAGGGAAGTCGCCTCGCATCTGGTCAATATCTATGGGCAAAACCAACAGCAGCAGCTTCTGGATGATAAGTCGCACCTGGCGCTCATCGATGCTTTTGCCGATGAAGAGGCAGCTCAGCTGCGCGAACAGGTTGCCGCGGCTTTTGCACAATATGCACAGACCAGGGCAAAGCTTTCTTCTTTGCAGAAAGATGCCGCAGAAAAAGCCAGAATGCTGGATTTATTGAAGTATCAGATCGATGAAATCGAGAGAGCCTCGCTCAAAAACGGCGAAGAGGAGGAGCTCTCTGCGGAAAAGACAAAGATGCTCCATGCGGAGAAAATCGCCCAGAATTTGAATGAGGCCAAGGATGCGCTGAGCGGCGCCGAGGGCGCGGTCTCTCAGCTTTATGCGGCAATTCATGCGCTTCAGGCCATTGCATCTTTGGATGAGCGCTATGAGAAGCTGGCCGCAGGGCTGAACGACGCATATTATGCCGTCGAAGAAGCATCCTACGATATTGGAGCGCTGGCGGAAGACGTGCTTTTTGATGAAGGGCGGCTGGCAGTGCTGGAAGAGCGGCTTGCGGCCATCTCTTCGCTCAAGCGCAAATATGGCGGGAGCATCGAGGAAATTTTGGCTTTTTTGGAAAAAGCCCAGCAGGATTATGAAGAGCTGGAGCACAGCGAGATTCGCATGGCAGAGCTGGAAAAACAGCTGGAAAGGGAGGAGAGTGCTCTCGCACTGCTTTCCGATCGCCTGTCGGCCCAGCGAAAGGCTTCGGGGCAAAAGCTGGCCGCGCAAATTGCCCAGGAGTTGGGCGATTTGGGCATGAAGGGTGCTCAGATTGCATGCGATTTCCGCAAAAAGGATTACAGCGCCAATGGCTGTGATGAAGTGAGCCTGCTGGTCTCGCTCAACCCGGGGCAGCCGCTGCGGCATCTTTCAAAAGTGGCATCCGGCGGCGAGGTTTCGCGCATCATGCTGGCGATCAAGAGCATCGTGGCCAGAAGAGAAGCGATTGGCACGATGATTTTCGACGAGATTGATACGGGAATCAGCGGGCGCATGGCGCAGATGGTGGCGCAGAAAATCGCAAAAATCTCTTCTGCAAGGCAGGTTATCTGCGTAACGCACCTGGCGCAGCTGGCCGCCATGGGAGATCGCAATTTTTTCATCGAAAAAGTACAGCAAGATGGCCAGACTTATACAACCCTGCGCCAGCTGCAGGGCGACGAGGTTGCAGAGGAGATCGCCCGGCTTTCGGGCGGCATCCATAGCGAGGCGGCGATTGCACATGGCCGCGAGCTTTTGGCAAACGCAAAAAAGATAAAAAAGCAAATCCTGTAAAAGCATCAGATATCGCATAAAAAGACATCTCGGAAAAGATACTATTTTCAGTAAATATTTTTTTGAGGTGTCTTTTTATGCGAAAAATGAGTCGTTTTAAATATGCAGTTTTAGGCGTCTTTTTGCTGGTAGTTGCCCTGGCGGCAGCGGGAGTTGTCGTGGGCATTTCAGATGTCCCAGGGGAAATCTTCCTGGTAGGGGGGAATTCCCAGGTTCTGGATGTTGGATTCCCGTTTGAGCTGAAAATGGAGCAAAATGAGGAGAGCGTCGCGGCGGTAACACTGCAAGGGAACTCGCTCAAAAACGGGGGAAGCTATTCCCTCAGCCAGCCGCTGGTGATCTCTGGGCAAAACCAGGGGAATTGCAAGGCAAACCTCATGGTATTTGGCATCAAAGTAAAAGAGATCAGGATCACAGTGATGGAAGAGGCCATGCTGATCCCGGGCGGGCAAAGCATCGGCGTGCTTTTGCATACCAAAGGCGCACTGGTAGTGGGCAGCATGAACATCCGCTCAAAGTCTGGGGAACAGGTCAACCCAGCAAAAGTGGCGGGGTTGCAGGCGGGCGACATTATCGAGAAATATAATGGAACTGAGATCAAAGACGCGGCGCATCTATCCGAGCTCATCAACCACGAGGAAGGGGAGGCGCGCCTGTCTGTGCGGCGGGGCGACCAGATTCTGGAGCTCACCATCTGCCCTGTTCAGGATGCAGATGATGGGCTATGGAAGCTGGGCGTCTGGGTCCGGGACAGCACGCTTGGCGTCGGGACGCTGACTTTTTACGATCCAGCCAGCAAAAAATTTGCGGGGCTGGGGCACGCCATCACAGACGTGGATACGGGCAAGCTGCTCACAGTGAAAGACGGAGAGATCGTGGAGTCCGAGATTTTGGAGGTTGTCAAAGGGGAAGAGGGCGAGCCGGGCGAACTGCGAGGAAGCTTTGGAAATGGCGATGAAGTGATCGGCTATATCAAAAAGAATACTGACTACGGACTGTATGGCAATGCAGCCGCAGAGATTGATAATAAGCTCTATCAAAGCGCGATCCCTGCTGCCAAAAGAGAGGAAGTGAAAGTAGGGGATGCGACACTGCTCTGCACGCTGGACGACGGCGGGATTCGGGAATATTCCTGCCAGATCGTCAAGGTAACGCCCCAAAACTCACCTGCACAAAAGAGCTTTATCGTCAAAATTGACGACGAAGAGCTGCTGGGCATCACAGGTGGGATTGTGCAGGGCATGTCGGGCAGCCCTGTGATCCAGGATGGAAAACTGATCGGGGCGGTTACGCATGTGTTTGTCAACGATCCGACGCAGGGCTATGGCATCTATCTGGATTGGATGCTCAATGAGATGTATTCGGTTCAGGAATAAAGAGTATATTGGCAGAGCACAGCCAGCTTATGTATTGTCGAAAATCTATTTATAAGGTATAATATAGAAACGAAACTTATTTTTGAAGAATGTAGGAGAAAATCCCGTGCTTTCTGGTCGACAATACAAGTTATTTGCTGTAAGCGCCAATAGAGAGTTTCTATTGCTGATAAAAAAATATGCGGAGAAATGCGGCTTCTTTGCATCTGTGCAGTTTGCCTTCCATGGCGGCGAGGCTCTGGCGCAATTTGAAAAAATTCGCCCAGATATTATGATCATCGATATGATTTTGCCTGTGATCGATGGCTTAGGCGTTTTAGAGCAGATACGGGATCGCGGCGTCAAGGAGAAGACGAAGATCATCATGATCTCGGGTGTGAGCGAAGATTTCTTTATCCGCCGCAGCTTTGAGAATGGAGCAGATTACCTTCTTCAAAAGCCGATTGCCTATGAGGCATTCGTGGGCAGAGTGCGCGATCTGCTGGAAAAAGACGAAATTGAAGAGCGCATGGTTAGCTTTGTAGACGGAGAATCCTATCTGCCCATCATTACGAAGGTTTTGCTGAGCATCGGCCTCTCGCCGGATCTGAAGGGCTATTCCTATGCGAGAATGGCAATTCGCCTGGTGCTGGAGGATCCGAGTATGCTCAAATCCATCACGGGAAAGCTGTACGGGAAGATCGCCGAAGCGTTTCAGACCAATACAAAATGCGTCGAGCGCAATATCCGCCATGCCATTGAGACGGCCTGGAACCGCGGCAACATCACCTATATCGAAGAGCTGTTCGGCTATACGGTAGATGCAGAGAAGGGAAAGCCTACCAATGCGGCTTTTATCGCGACAGTCGCCGATTATATCAATATCAACCTTTTGCGGATCGATTAGAATATGCCATCTCCCTGCCTCATAAGATACCATGAGGCGGGGATTTTTTTGTTGCAAAAATTTGAAGATTTAAAAAAAGAATGGCCGGTTTTTGCATTTGGCTTTTTGCTCGTTACGCTTTCGCTGTCGGCGGGGCTTTCCAGCATCAGGCTGTTTGAGAGCGGGGTGCAAAAACAGATTTTGCACTCGGTTTTTGGGTATGGGATTGGAGTATCGCTTTTTGCGCGCTTTTTTCGCCTATGCTCCCAGAGAATGTTCGTTTGCCTGGCGCTTTATTGGGGGAGCAACACGCTGCTTGGCATATTCTTTGTTCTGCTGAGCAGTTTTGCCCTTTTCTGCGCATATGGATGCGCATGGGGGTGCATTTTTGGCGGATTATCCGGAATGAAAACCCTGCTCGGAGGCATTGTTTTTCTGCTTCAGCTGCTCATGCAGAGCATAGCAATCTCCTTGCTCTTTCTCATCTCCATCAGGCAGATAAGCCAGCAGCTGCGCGAAAGGAACATTCCAAAAAGCAGCGTGGAGCTTGGCAGGCAGTCTCTGCCGTATTTGAAACAATATGCAATTCACCTGGGCTATTGGGCAATTTTCGCGCTGATCGAAGCGGTATTGCTGGATGGAGTTTTTGAAGTGTTGGAATATACGCTATTTTAGCTGGAATAGAATGAAGAAAGCGGAATTTAGGAGAAATTGGTATGAATAAGAGTAGAAAATTTGTGAGTATTTTGCTGGCAGTTTTTTTCGTTGCCGCGGCTATGCCGATGATTACAGTGCGGGCGCAGGAATTTGAGTCGACAGCAAAGGCATATGCGCTGATCGAAGCAAATACCCGGCAGATCATCGCCAGCGAAAACGGCGATGAAAAATTTCATGCGGCCGGCCTGACGAAACTGATGAGCTACCTGCTGTTTTTTGAAGCTTTGGCTGATGGAAAAGTGCGTTCGGAAGACAGCGTCCGGGTTTCCCAGGAGGCCGCGAAAAAGGGCGGAACCAGCGTATTTTTGGATTCAGGCACCAGCTATTCCTTCGAGACGCTTTTAAAGCCGGCGATCATGTGCAATGCCAACGACGCGGTAACGGCGCTGGCTGAGCATGTGGCAGGAAACGAGGCGGCATTTGTCGAGCTGATGAACGCTCGAGCGAAAGAGCTTGGGCTCTCCTGCACGTTTGCCGACTGCACGGGCATCTCTTCCGAATCCCTGGTTTCGGCCAACGACCTGGCGGTCATCGCCGCGGAACTTTCCAAATACAGCGGCTTTTTCAAATACAGCGCCATCTGGCTGGATACCTTTACCCACGAGAGCGGCCGGGAGACCGAGATGAGCAACTCCAATGTCCTCATCAAA from the Christensenellaceae bacterium 44-20 genome contains:
- a CDS encoding TlyA family RNA methyltransferase, with product MEKERLDILIVKKGLAPSREKAKALVLSGQVLAGGRVASKVGETFPCDTEISIKGNTCPYVSRGGLKLEKAMAEFGISLKEKTCMDIGASTGGFTDCMLQNGAARVYAVDVGYGQLDWALRNNEKVVVMERTNARYLAQEDVPEQPDFASVDVSFISLRLILPALERLKVREVVTLIKPQFEAGRENVGKKGVVRDPAVHLEVIAGVLDFANEIGYAVQHLSYSPIKGPNGNIEYLAHYLLGAEAALVEPNAVVQQAHAAL
- a CDS encoding NAD(+)/NADH kinase; translation: MPHFGIYTNLQKDPELITTKAVIEQLEKRGCSYSLDGEVAAALGKEEAAEKKIDILFVLGGDGTILAAARKYAKKGALLFGINLGRLGFLLDTQLADLEGALDQILSGDYKVQERIMLEASVLSQDGREKRFLGYALNEAVISKRDILRIIDARVLVNEKKVGDFRCDGVIVSTPTGSTGYSLSAGGPVVEPTADMLLITPICPHSLQSNSYVVSAEERVSVLIRRGGERGAVTLDGQEHFEFSPDEYICLTRSEIKAKFLKTADQNFFALLEEKFAEWSAK
- the rny gene encoding ribonuclease Y, whose product is MDGYIWAIIIGVVALLAGLAAGYVYRKNIAEKKIGRAEETVVKLIEDAQKKAEAIRKETVLEAKEEVHKLRNEFDKETKERRNEQAKLERRLLQREESLDKKNDAVEQKEQQLDRKLKDVSKTKEDISKLRDQQIEQLERIADLTSDQAKGLLLEKVESEARHDMAVMLRDIEMKAKDEAEKKARNILSLAIQRCAADHVAETTISVVALPNDEMKGRIIGREGRNIRALETATGIDLIIDDTPEAVILSGFDPVRREVARVALEKLIIDGRIHPARIEEMVNKAKKEVDNQIREAGDAAVFDVGIHSLHPELVKLLGRLRYRTSYGQNVLKHSLEVAHLAAIMAEEIGANAKLAKRAGLLHDIGKAVDHEMEGSHAQLGADLAAKYKENADVVNAIAAHHQDVEAKTVEAVLVQAADAVSAARPGARRESLDNYVKRLEALEEIANSFNGVEKSYAVQAGREVRIIVRPEDVDEVGTTLMARDIVKKIEKDLDYPGQIKVNVIRETRAVDYAK
- a CDS encoding D-alanyl-D-alanine carboxypeptidase family protein, whose protein sequence is MNKSRKFVSILLAVFFVAAAMPMITVRAQEFESTAKAYALIEANTRQIIASENGDEKFHAAGLTKLMSYLLFFEALADGKVRSEDSVRVSQEAAKKGGTSVFLDSGTSYSFETLLKPAIMCNANDAVTALAEHVAGNEAAFVELMNARAKELGLSCTFADCTGISSESLVSANDLAVIAAELSKYSGFFKYSAIWLDTFTHESGRETEMSNSNVLIKNDLYDGMSTGSTPSSGYSAAISAKSGGGRFIVIVIGDKDTGSRFKLAEELIGYAIATFGVKQIAQQGGKVKTLPVANGDVKEVGVYAKEDLSILYKKGEEGSISTNIQVDDLAAPLQKGQIVGKIVITAPEGEISVALAVDQDVKEQSFGSGWHRLIRGFLGLTEYAEPGVVAP
- the recN gene encoding DNA repair protein RecN, whose protein sequence is MILELYIKNIAIIGELRVRFGDGFNVLSGETGAGKSIIVDSMNLILGSRGDRELIKFGEQSAYVEAQFSCEPDQKELLEAMQEYGIEPEEELIISRELSASGKNICRIGGRLVSLSVLREVASHLVNIYGQNQQQQLLDDKSHLALIDAFADEEAAQLREQVAAAFAQYAQTRAKLSSLQKDAAEKARMLDLLKYQIDEIERASLKNGEEEELSAEKTKMLHAEKIAQNLNEAKDALSGAEGAVSQLYAAIHALQAIASLDERYEKLAAGLNDAYYAVEEASYDIGALAEDVLFDEGRLAVLEERLAAISSLKRKYGGSIEEILAFLEKAQQDYEELEHSEIRMAELEKQLEREESALALLSDRLSAQRKASGQKLAAQIAQELGDLGMKGAQIACDFRKKDYSANGCDEVSLLVSLNPGQPLRHLSKVASGGEVSRIMLAIKSIVARREAIGTMIFDEIDTGISGRMAQMVAQKIAKISSARQVICVTHLAQLAAMGDRNFFIEKVQQDGQTYTTLRQLQGDEVAEEIARLSGGIHSEAAIAHGRELLANAKKIKKQIL
- a CDS encoding arginine repressor is translated as MKEKRHRAILKIIAEHNVDTQEELSARLKEVGFHVTQATVSRDIKELHLIKVQAEKGVYKYAVNEFSTVVNTERLLRIFKETVTSIKSAGNIVVVTTLSGGGSSAGEAIDILNLPGVVGSIAGDNTIFLAVEDGKTGSVVQTLMGMTR
- the spoIVB gene encoding SpoIVB peptidase encodes the protein MSRFKYAVLGVFLLVVALAAAGVVVGISDVPGEIFLVGGNSQVLDVGFPFELKMEQNEESVAAVTLQGNSLKNGGSYSLSQPLVISGQNQGNCKANLMVFGIKVKEIRITVMEEAMLIPGGQSIGVLLHTKGALVVGSMNIRSKSGEQVNPAKVAGLQAGDIIEKYNGTEIKDAAHLSELINHEEGEARLSVRRGDQILELTICPVQDADDGLWKLGVWVRDSTLGVGTLTFYDPASKKFAGLGHAITDVDTGKLLTVKDGEIVESEILEVVKGEEGEPGELRGSFGNGDEVIGYIKKNTDYGLYGNAAAEIDNKLYQSAIPAAKREEVKVGDATLLCTLDDGGIREYSCQIVKVTPQNSPAQKSFIVKIDDEELLGITGGIVQGMSGSPVIQDGKLIGAVTHVFVNDPTQGYGIYLDWMLNEMYSVQE
- the spo0A gene encoding sporulation transcription factor Spo0A, with the protein product MLSGRQYKLFAVSANREFLLLIKKYAEKCGFFASVQFAFHGGEALAQFEKIRPDIMIIDMILPVIDGLGVLEQIRDRGVKEKTKIIMISGVSEDFFIRRSFENGADYLLQKPIAYEAFVGRVRDLLEKDEIEERMVSFVDGESYLPIITKVLLSIGLSPDLKGYSYARMAIRLVLEDPSMLKSITGKLYGKIAEAFQTNTKCVERNIRHAIETAWNRGNITYIEELFGYTVDAEKGKPTNAAFIATVADYININLLRID